The genome window GAATCCCACCTTGGCTTTTGTTTCCAGGCAGGGCAGGTTCTGTTGGGTTCGTTAAGGATGTGCACACAGCATGTGGTTCCCTGGAGCGGACAGTTGCCTCATTGCTTGGGCAATGGACAGTTTAAGGCTAAACGAATGTCTTGGACCACTGTAGCCGGGGACTCCTGAGTTTGCTGCTTGAGACCTATTGTCTCTTGGAAGTCTCTCAGTGAGGTGGTCAAGGTGGCAGCGAGATAGGTGTTAGCTTGGATCACCTGGTGCTGTGTGCTCAAATACCTTATTCCATAGCCGATTCTGGGCAGGCTTAAGAGTCTCCATACACACAGTGTGAGTGGGATGATCACTGGTCGCTTGAGACATGCAGGATCGAGCTCCTGTGGTTCTTCCTGTGTTATTTGAGGAGAATTCCTGTGAAGACTAgagcacatttaaaaatgtaccatGATCCACCCTTCTCGTCCTTCTCCTAGTGAGGTAGATGGGATAATAAGAAAAGAATGCAGTCACTCCTGAAGCAATAAATACCTACGGTGAGGCTGCTGAACCCAGTGTGCAGGCCGGGCAGCCCCTGCCACCATGGGAAGGTCGTGCACAGCGCTGGTCCCACAGGCTGGGTGCTCAGGGCCTCCCCTGCAGCTCTGTGTGAAGGCAGCAGGCACTGGGCTGTGGAGGACTGGGGGCAGTGGAGTGAGAGCTGAAGCGTCTCCCTCAACCTTAAGTAAGGAGGAGGCGTCTCAAGCCTTGCTGGGGTGGTCGCTGTGGCAGAGCAGTGGGGTCAGCTGTCCCTCTGAGGAACAGTGAGTTCCTGATGAGTGGAGGCCCAGGAATTTCAGCATTGGAGGAAGTCAGCACCAGTCTTATCCCAGCATAAGAAGAAATTTGGGCTATTTGGGGAAACTTAAGGCTTGGTGATGGTTTTAGGTTCCAGGGCATTAGTAGGTGCCTGTAGGGTCACAATGATGAGGTTATGGGGACAAAATATGAAGGGGTGTGTATGAGCGAGAGGAAGATCTCCAGGTTCTGGATATACCCCGTATCCTACGGAAGTGAAACCTGGACCTGCTTCCTGCACACAGAACACACTCCAGTCCATAGGCATTTCCCCAGCACTGCATGAGTGTTATCACTGGAGAGCTGTTAGATTCGGGCATGGGATTCTGACACACAGGTCTCCCAAGTGTGTAGTTTTTGCAAAGCTTGTAGGGCAGCCTTCCAATCTGACTGAGGCTCTATGGGTTCCTTGCATCATAAGGTAATGGGATTATACTGAAAGCAAATGATGATCTCAGCAAAGTTCTACTGTAATGAGGTCATTTTTGGGGTAATCAGCAAAGCTGGAGTTCAGGGAAACAGCAAGGCAAGGATTAGGGTAATGGACATGAGCCAGCGCCGTGTCCTGGAGATGGCGAGGTCCATACCTGTAGCAGGAAGGAGAGGCTGGTTGGTGGTGATCTCATGGTCAAAGTGATTTTCCTCTACAAGGGACTTAAACAAATAAGTAAGTAACAAAGAAATGacccttttaaaatgtgttccagggcctgaacagatacttctcaaaaataGACATACAGGAGGCCAAGAAACATGATATTCATAAATGGAATGAGTACTTTTCAGCTCTTTCCTTCTAGTTTTGCTTGTAAGCCGAGTTTAGAAAATCAGCACAGTAACAGCAAAGGATAcctatttcatttattatacACGTAAAAATTCACCaagatttttgaaaatgtgaaGGAAGCGCTTACTGAAGACTGTTGAAATGTGAGTCAGAACGTTGTAATAGGGAGAGCCGTTGGCCTCAAGTTCCCTGAAGACAAAGCCAGGGAAGGTTGAGCCCTGGGAGAGCTAGCGGAAATGCACTGGAGGTTGGTATTGGGAGTCTTGCAGTGTGATTGGGCCATCTGCATTTGCTAGTTTGTGCTTACTGGAGTTAGGCTCCTACCTGCCTACAGAGACAGGGCTGCTGTCCCCTTGAGTAATTGCATTTAAAGGGATGAGGTATCTGTCTTATTCCTTATTTCCTTGTCCTGCCACATGAATGGCTCATTTCAGGTAGAAAAGATCATGTATGTCATTACTAATCCTAGAGTGTACATGCATCGCAGTAAACAGTGTTATGTCTCATCTGAGGCAGAGCAAGTGGCCCTGGTTGTTTGGAGACCCTCACTCCTCTCCCTCAATTCTGTGTCCTAGATTTTGCAGCAGTCATCGTCCACCCTAGACTGCAGGAGCAGAAGGCACATGTGGTGCTCCCAGTGTGCCTTTATCCACACAGAAGAACAGGGAGGCTCCGTCCTTGTCTGGCCCTTTCCCTTGGATTGACGGAGGCTTCTCAGCACATCAGCCTGAATTCTCCTCCAACCTTCTGTCTGGCAACATCCATTCCTCTAAATTCAGTGGAGGTCGACCCTCATCCTGTGTAGCTCTTGCCCTGATACCATTCTGTCCACCAAATATTTTACTCTACCTCTTCTTTTAACCTCTCCACGTTTTAAAAGTATTCATGTTGTACTTGAAGATTCACATGAAATCTTTCTGCCACCTCTAGCCAGAATGGCCTCTTTCTTCTAAAGTCCTAAAGCTTCATGACGCCAAATCGTACCCATGATGATTTTTCATCTTTCAGCCTtgaatggttttatttattttgtttataaaggTGTGCTGTTATAGGGTCTAGAAACATGGACTGCTCTACCTGTGTTGAATTTAGTTTTTTCCTACAGAATTTAGTAATAACaattaataattttgtattgtGATATGCTATTAGATGCAATTAGTTAATGTAATCAGAATTAATTTATTAACCCCTTACTTTATGTTGCAGTCATCCATGCACTCTGGTACAGCAATAAGCAAAACGTGCAGCTTCCCTTCTAGATAAGGAGGCAAATGTTACAGATAGTACGTGAAGTGTACAGGGGGTGAGATGGTTGCAATTCTATAGTTAGCAATGAGGAAAATCCTGGGAATGGAGGTGACTGGGGGAACTTGTTGCAATTTAAAATGGAGAGATCAGAAAAGACCTCAGTGACCAAATGACGTTTTAGCTGAGACCTCAGATTCTTGGGAGGAAGCCAGGTGAACCTCTGGCAGATGCCCCAAGATGCAGCCATCTTGACCCAGTTCATCGTTCAAAATCATATGGAAAGTTAATTCAAGGATCACATGATTCTAGGTCCGTGGCAGTCATAGGAACCCGAAGAAGTCTCCTGGGGTTCACATCCTGGTTCCCTATTTGTGTCCTTCACCGTCTAAACAAGAAGTCTGGGATCATTACCCACTCTGTCCTCCCTGGCTTCTATGTGGGCTTCCCCATCCATGCAGTGTCTCAGTAGGTACCTGGACCCCTGAGGTTCCTCAGCACCGGGCAGCATCAGGAAGACTACCATGTTCCTGGTGAaatgctttccctccctcctcccttacCCCTCTGAAGCTGCATTTTCCAGGCAGAATCAGGTTCTCAGCAGCTTTAGGGCAACACAAGGGAGTGGGTGTTgcaaagtgcagtggtgcattagtgcgtgtgtgttttctttttctttttttttttttttttggagacaatctcgctctgtcgcccaggctggagtgcagtggccagatctcagctcactgcaagctctgcctcccaggtttacaccattctcctgcctcagcctcccgagtagctgggactacaggcgcccgccacctcgcccggctagttttttgtattttttagtagagacagggtttcaccgtgtcagccagaatagtctcgatctcctgacctcgtgatccgcctgtctcggcctcccaaagtgctgggattacagacttgagccaccgcgcccggccagtgcgTGTGTGTTTTCTAGGTGTGAAGACAATTTTATGAGTGTGAAATCCAGGTCTTAGTAGATGTGGCTGGAGGTTGCTCTTAATGAGGACGTTCCAGTGTGGTCTGCTGTGTTTTCTGTTCCATGCATCACGCCTTTGCCCACAACCCATTTCCCTCTTAATTAAAGTTGTTTCAGTGGATCTCATGTAACCCTAGGTCTTAAAAGGAAAATGTACAATCTGACATTGTTCAATGAAACTCCAATTCTTTAGCACAGAGGATGGTAGTTTTCCCAGAGAAGTATGATTTTGTGACTGCTTGAACTTTAAGCTGACACTGATTGTTTGTGCAGCACATGGGAGCTCTTTGAGAGTGGATCCAGAGAAAATGAGGCAGAGTGAAAAGGTAGAGCAGTGGATGGGGAAATCGTTGGTGTCATATGGGccttcttttcaatttggatCTGAATCCTAAATTCTTGTTTAAAATTCCTAGAATTTGGAATTTTATATTGTTCAAacatttgattttgctttttggTACATGTACCCCAAGTATCTTGACGCAGACACATATCACACATTAAAGAGATGTAAACACAGAAATCTTGTTACAAGGCATTTATTTTGGATGAGGAAAGgaaattgagcagaaggtacaggaGTTGATAGCAATTCCCTATACCTCTCGAAGCAAATTTtgagctcatttttcttttttttttttctgcaagcTCAGCAGCAGAATGCCCAGACTCTTCCCAGGTAGAAGCAGGTTCCATAGCGACGTTCTCCTGCTAAGCACGCTGGTATTCTGCAATAGCAGGCCATGTTTTTCCTTAAGCCTGGGACTGGGAGAGCATGAGAAATTGAATACGGGGTCAGCAGTGGGTAAGAAAGAGAATCTTCGGGAAGTCACATGCTAGCTAATGGGTGATGCTGGCTGCATTGCTGCCATATAGCACGTACAACCTCAGTCAACAGGAATAAATACACAGAGCAGTGCTGGTCACACAGAATTTGAGACTCATTCTCCTTTGCTCTCATTTTTGCATTCCTGCCCCATGACACACACACCTAAACATACCCTCAGGCTTGGCTCCAGTTCTTAAAAGCTCTTCTATAAATAGAGTAAAATGTTCTCTTTATAAATAAGTCTACTTGTTTAGATCCAGAGATAACTAGTCTGTCTCTTCATATCTTAAACCTAGTGAATTTCACAGATATTTCTTGGAATCAAGTCTTCGGAGAAATAAAACTTCTCAGatttatttggctctctgttcaatttatagatgagaaaatcaaggctcagagaTGCTAAGTGAAGCCACCTCAGTGACATAGACTGCAGAGACCCAACTCTGGAACCTGTCTCCTGTCTTTCCCTCTAGACTCAGCAGCTCTACATGCTGGTCTCTCTCACCTGAATCCTTTGGAGCCAAGCTTTCATCCCAGGCAAGGGAAACAACCACTTCTGGGTTGTCTGTTGGAATCTGCTCCTGGGCTGCAGTAGCCTCGTCAGTTCTTGCCTGGAGTGGCTCAGCCTGGGCCTGCAGGGCCACCAGGAGAATGGCAGCAAGGATGACGAGGGTCCTCATGGCTGGGGTCACctagaggagggagagcaggagcGGATGTGTGGGAGGGAGGAGCCAGCCTGGATTTATAACTCTGCTGGGAGAAGGCTCAGAGACAAGAAACCTTCTCGATCTTCAGTAGGAAGAGGTGTGCATTTTGTAAGAGAGGTCCATTGGTCTCAAGGTCGCTCGAATGCTCCTGTTCTCCCAGCTTCATGCTAGTGTAAATCTGTACGTTTAATGTCTGTGCTAGGTTGGAGCTGATAATGACAAGAAAGACCCTGCTGTGTTACTCCTGGGTTCACCTGCTTAAATATTAGTATTTACTTTTCGACATtccaaaaacaatagaaattgcACTTTCATTCAACAGGCTCAGGGAACAAATGCTTCTTATTTTCTGAAGATGTGTCCTGCTGCTCTCTGGAGGTCTAGATTCTGCTGTCCTATATGAGTTTCCAATGGACTAGAGAGTAATTCACTTCAGGATTCAAGTGACTTACCATCCTCATGAAGAGGTTTTTGAGGTTATGGGGTGAGTAGTCTCCTGTAGGAATCAGGGTGCAGAGGACAATGATTTTATCAGGCTAAAGGTGAAATAAGCTCAGTGACATAGAGTtgttgaagtaaaaaaaaaaaactgtttattaTTTCCAGCTCTATTTAGACTTGAGTGACAATTAACAATTGTATATTTATAGTGTACACTACCtcatgattttatatatgtttgtatttaaatCTTTATCTCACACTGTGTAGAAACATCGATTCAGAATGAACTGAAGACCTAAATGCAACGCCCGAAACCATAAACTACTAGAAGTGCATATAAGGATAAAGCTTTTGACATTGATGTAGGTAATGATTTCTtggctatgacaccaaaagcacaggcaataaaagggaaaatagacAATTGTGACTGTATTGAACGCTaaagcatctgcacagcaaaggaaacaatcagctgCGTGAAAAGATAAtccagaaaatgagagaaaatatttgcaaaacctacatggtagaaggggcaaaTATCCGAATACATAAGGaagtcaaacaactcaatagcaaaaatcaaacaacctgATTGAAAAACAGACCAAGGACCTGAATATGCTTTTCTCAAAACAATGTTCCAAAGACCTGCGATTATCTCTACTGGACATGTCAACTAGGACACTTGTGTTTAGAAGGAAACTGCTTGAGTTTCTCTATTAACTTAGCTGAAAGCCATTGTCCCCAGGAGCCACCAGAGATCCAGACAGACGTTCCCAGCAGGGATTTACCTGCTGGGTCCCTCTGGGGTGGCCCCCCAGTCAGAGGTCAGATTGGAGGCATAGCTTCAATGATGAAAACTCAGTGTAAAAGTTTAAGTTTTGTGTTACTTACAGCTCTTCTAGCTAGGCAGGGCGACCAGAGAGGGCAGACAGCAGTCCTCTGTCCCAGGTCTTCTGTAGTAAGGAGCAGCCGTGCACAAGTGGACTTCCCCTATTTAAAGGTCTTTTGGGATGAGGTGTCCTAATTTCCGGGGTTACTTTCTGTTGGGTCCATTCAATAATTGTGGTGTCAAGGACAGTTGAGTAATTTGGTAGGAAGGTGAGGTTAAAGTTGAACTCTACAGAGGAACCCCTTGTTTACCTTGGTCAGCCCTGGCCAAGCCCGGGCAGGAACCAACTTTGGATTCTCCATGGCTCCTAACACAATTGACCCTGTGCTGCATTGGCTGTGGCTGAGGTGAACTACCTGCACCAAGGGAGTACTTAAAGCCTCCGGGACAGCCTGGCTGCGTATCGTAGTATAGGCCCTGCAAAGAGACTCGGATAGGAATGCCACCCACACACAGAAGAGGATTTGGAATCTGTTTCTGAAGCAGTGTCCTGAGGACCTGGGGTCTAaccataaaaacaaatcaaagccGTTTGGCTGAGCTGGGATGTTGGAGAACACCCCGGTGAGACTGAGTGCCACCTGGGCTTCTGTTGCCATGTGGAACAGACTTTTGTGAGTTCTCCTGAGTTATGGATGCACACGCAGCATGTGGTTCCCCAGAGGGGACAATCACCTCCTTGCTTGGCCAATGAACAGTTTAACGTTAAACAATTGTCTAAGATCATCTAAGCCAAGAACTGGTCTGAAGCATTAGCCTTCGGGGTGGGGGTGGCCTTTCCAGATGGCCACCCAAGAAGGGAAGTGGGAGTCTGGGCATTCACTTTACTGCTGGTGTTGTACAGCTTCTCAGCCCTTGTGGGTCTTCAGAGAAGCATTTAGTAAAGTTGAGTGGTGCTTCCTGGGAGGCATAGGAGGTTTCCATCTGTAACTCATATACATTGGAGCACAGGTGTATCGCTGAGTCCATGATCATGTCTGGATGCTTTCTGTGAATGCAAGGCTCCAACCCTTCAGGCTGCAGTCTGGGTTTGTGCTGTGGCGTCGTTAGCCCATTTGGATTGAATCCTGTGCATCCAGAGAACCACCTCCTCATCCTTGAAACAGGGTGATCTGAGGTTGTGAGGGCTGCTGGTGTTTAAGCATTGGTGCCGTGGGACCCAATCAATATCTAAGAATTGAGTTGCCCACCTTGGACACAGGTCAGGTTGTATTTGGGGTGCAGCCCCTCTAACAGGACTTACAGGGAATTCCCCAGTTTTCCAGCCTCGGGTACAAATTCTGACTAGGGCTGTCCTGTTCCCAGCAGCTCTCTAGGCTGCAAGGCCTGGGTGTAACAGCTACCCCACAAGCCATGTGTACATGAGATACCAAGCAAGGCCAATCATGGAGAACACTGACATCTTGTCACTCAGGGCTTTCTTCCCAGTGCTTCCATGGGTCAGCTCGCACCCACTTTTCCTTGGAGCCTTTCTCCCCCATGGCCACATTTGGTGATGGCACTTCCATATGGTCTTTGGCTGATGTAGTTGTTGTGTCTAGTTTGAAGGCTTCTTCTCCTCATTTACTGCCTCTGACTGCACCCTCGGTGGGTTCTGGAGCAATAATCCCTACTTCCTGCCAGGAGGAGTAAGTGGGAAATATTAGCTAACCTTTAAAACCGGTAAAAACGGGAGCTTGTGCCAGAAGTTGCTTGTCAAATGGAGAGGTGTGGTCTAGCAAAAGCCTCGTGGCCCTGCTGGGTGCCAGTGGGCCTGGGGCGTCAGTCCTCAGAAGATCATAGTTTACTATCCATCCACAATTCATTGTTCGGTAAATGTTTGATGTTGAGATGGTGGATGTCCTGTGATGGTGTGGGGAGGTCTCATTATTGGAGAACATGTAAATGATGTTATCTCTAAGGGAAAAAGAAGCTAACTCTTCTGTGATCACCAAGGTGGGCACCACAGTGAGGCTAGCCCAATTGTGATGAGGAGATGGTGGCCATGGGGTTGAGAATTAAAAAAGTGGTGGCCCTTTGAAGGTCCTTGGTGCCTTGGGTGTCCGTAGCACATGCAGAGACATTAAAAACCATGACTTTAGGAGGCCACCGTGCTGCTTGAGGAAGCTGGTGATTTGGGGATGATGAACTAAATGAGACTCCCTTAACCCACCCCGGTGCTGTGATGCCCTGAGGTGGGAGCCTCCTTCTGAATCAAATGTAGGTGTGGTTCCAAAGGAGAAAGCGAAGAAATGCCACAAAAGGAGAACACCTGCTCCACCCAAGGCATAAGGAGTTACCTTCCCTGGAAGTCTACATGTGCAGAAGCCCATAGCCAGGACTAGTGTGCTTTGTCCAGAGGCTCTGATAGTTGTGATGGGCGGTAGGGAGAGCCTCCCCGTGAAACTCAGAACCTGGGACCCAGGCATGGGGTTATGGTTTTGACCCGGTAGGAAAGGGTAGTCATAGAACACAGCATGCGTGTTAGCGTGGGGCAGAGCGGGGGCTGCATGGAAGTGAGCTCTGAGGAGGACCCTCCACCTCCTAGCTCCTCAGAGTGCATCGCCCTGTCCCTCCCCTCAGCCATCTGTCCCCCGTCCTGCAGGGAGTGTCCTGGTGCTGCCTGTGCCAACAGCCACTCCTGGACCTGCAGATCCAGCTGGGACAGGCAGAAGCTCCGAGTCCCCTGCCTTttgtctgcctttcccagccgcCTCTCACTAGCTGTCTATGTGTCCAGTGTTGGCGTCTGCAGCAGATGTCTGCAGCAggtttattttacaataaaccATAAGGAAATAGCTTCCTTGAGCTGTTTTCAAATATGACTCCTAaatccttttactcttttttatagAAAGGAAGGTTTCTGTTCTCTCCTGTCGGGTCTAGGACGGGTGACATTTTGACCGACAGACTACATGCAACTAGACGCCATGCTGTTTTCTGGGATTAGGCCCTAGTGAACTGGTGTCTTTCACTTTCTCTGTGTTGGATGGTGCTGTGGCCTGATACATTTTTcctctgaaattcatatgttgaagtcttagaCCCTAAGATGATAGCATTAAAAGAAGGGGCCTTTTTGGAACTGGGCAGGTCAGCATGGTGGGGTCCTCATGAATGGAATGAGTGCCCTGTAGAAGAGGTCCCAGAGAGCTCCTTCATTCCTTCCACCAgatgaagacacagtgagaagatgtATATGAACCAAAAAGctggtcctcaccagacactgattATATACCACCTTgatttggacttctcagcctacACAGGTGATTCTGAGTGGTGGCAGGAGTTAGGGTGTGGAGGGTTGGAACAAAGAAGATGAAGGGTCACTGTTGTCCAGCAGGACAGAGCGCTGAGAGGTAGTGAGGGTGACCTTCCAGGCAATATTAGAGTAACTTGGTTCAtggcatttaaattattttcttagcagACCATGTGTGCTAAGAGGGCTGCTGCCTTTGGAGCCCAGATACCATGCTTGGAGGAAGACTAAGCATTCCACAGGGAGAGGAACTGAGCCCACCTACAAGGATAGGCTACAGAACACAGAGCAACcagttttctaggaaaaaaacaaaactgtgattTACAATGTTTGTAAATTTCTGTGGTTAAAATGCTCCCAGCTATGGACAGTTTAAGAATTATCACACAAAACTCCTCTCTGATGAGCTGGCCTGATCTGGCCCCAGCACATCACAGGGTCTCATCGTTCAGCTTTCTCAGAGTTCCCAGCTGAGCCAGCACCACCCGCCACCTGTGCATGAGTGTCCTGGCCCTGAAATTTTCAGATCTCAGCAGAACCTCTCCTCTTATGCCTGTGGAAAGATCCAAACCCCAATTGCAAATGTGTGAGTGAAGACCTGATCATGCTGTTTCAATCCACTACTTTCTTTGGtgtcttttcacacagtcccaGATGAACAGAAGGCACAGTCATGGTGAGAAGTTGAATGTGTGCATTGTTTTTGCGTGTAAATCTCAGCTTCTCTATAGTATTGATGAGGTAGGACAGAACTCTCTCACCTTATTCCCAAAGTGTCACAAAGAGCCCATCGTCATGGCAGCATGGAACTGTGGAGTCTTAGGAGTGACCAAAGAACACCCTCACTTATTCTTAGTTTAAATTCTTACTGCTGGGAGCAGAGGTGGTGTGGGAGCCAGGTGGACTCTCAACCTGTCCCTGCAGCGATGGACTCAGAGGAGGCCATGGGACCCGGGAAATGGCTGGAACAATAGGGAAAGAAGTAGAGATTTTCTCCTGGAGATTAGCAACAAAGGTCATGGAGAGATGACCACGATTCACATGGATGTCACCTGGGGAGACAGCCCAAAATAAGATCAAgagaaacaaaggggaaaaaaatggtaaaaacaaCAATGTAACTCATGCTTTGAGTTCTTGGATCAAGCAATTCCTAAAGCCAGAATTCCTCCTCAATTCCAAGATATAGGAGCCAAAATATTAACTTAGCTTGTCTTTGGTTTCTGACATTTGAATTCAAGACCCCATTAAGAGATCCGAAAAACATCAAAAATACCGAACGCAGAGAACCTGAGGCAAAGATAGTGCAGTGCACAAGGACAGGAGATGAGAGCAGATGACAAGTGTCCCAGGGGCAGCTGGAGAGCAGATGACAGGTATACTGGGGGCAGCTCGGGCATCAGGCTCCCTGGTgattcccatgcacagccctggGGGAGAAGAACTTGTTGATGTTGATCAGCAGGGAAGGAGGGACGGAATGTGAGAGGCTGGAAGGACAGTGGGTGAGTCAGGGATAGGGAGCTTCACAGTTGATGTTCATAAATGGAGGAATTCCAGGTGGTGTCAGGAGCTGGTGGGTGGCCATGGGTAGAGGGCTGGTGCAAAGGGTGGGGGAGTCACTGTTATCCAGGATCTCAAAGCATTGAGAGGTAGTGAGAGTGACCTTCTGGGAAATATTAGAGTGAAAAATAACTTCTCATAATGTTAAGTTTCTTCGTGAGTTATGGGACTtttaacagcaaaagaaaaaatatgccaaAGTTCAGAAAAGGGAACAAGTACTTTTCTCAtctcttacattcttttttcattgtaaACAGAGTTCAGAATATCATATAAACAAGCACAAAATATCAACAGCAACACTAACAAGCCAATAtcctttgtttaaaagaaaaattgcaccAGATAGTTTTTTGAAATGCCAAGAAATTGGTTATTGAGGAATGTCCCAATAGGTGTTAACTGTTTGCAATAGGGAGAGCAGTTGAACTCAACTCTCTTGAGGTGAAACACAGGAGAGTTTAAGCCCTAGAGTGAGCTGGTGGAAAAGTACTGGAGGTTGCTGGCGGGAAGGTTGAGCAGTGTGATTGGGCCATCTGTGTTTCCCAATTTGTATTTATGGAACTTAGGCGCCTATCCTCCCACAGAGAAAAGGGTACTTTCTTCTTGGAAAATGACATTTCAAAGGGTTAGCTTCATATTTgacttattctttattttctcctcctaCCGTATGAGTGGCTTATTTAAGGTAGAAGTATCTCATCAGCATTCCATAAATgtcctgtgtgtgtgcattccaTTAATAAGCTTTGGGTTTTATTCGAGGCTAAACAAGTTGCTCCCATTGTTTGGAGACCCTCACACCTCTCCCTGCATTCTCTGTCCTTAGTGTTTG of Macaca fascicularis isolate 582-1 chromosome 8, T2T-MFA8v1.1 contains these proteins:
- the LOC102117659 gene encoding neutrophil defensin 1 yields the protein MRTLVILAAILLVALQAQAEPLQARTDEATAAQEQIPTDNPEVVVSLAWDESLAPKDSVPGLRKNMACYCRIPACLAGERRYGTCFYLGRVWAFCC